One genomic region from Salvia hispanica cultivar TCC Black 2014 chromosome 2, UniMelb_Shisp_WGS_1.0, whole genome shotgun sequence encodes:
- the LOC125207568 gene encoding exocyst complex component EXO70A1-like isoform X1, whose amino-acid sequence MGIPARRRGAGGGGVVAVGADTLSERAAQMREALLKSQSITDNMVSILGSFDHRLSALETAMRPTQLRTHAIRRAHENIDKTLKAAEVILSQFDLSRQAEAKILKGPHEDLESYLQAIEQLRNNVQFFSNNRSFKSSDGVLNHTNNLLAKAISKLEEEFKQLLLSYSKPVEPERLFECLPNSMRPSESPGHSTGKIQSSSSHHDNQNNTSESSVYTTPALIPPRVLPLLHDLALQMVQAGNQQQLQKTYRDTRSVVLEESLRKLGVEKLSKDDVQKMQWEILEAKIGNWIHYMRIAVKLLFAGERKVCDQIFEGFDPLMDQCFAEVTAGSVAVLLSFGDAIAKSKRSPEKLFVLLDMYEIMRELHSEIEALFRGKACTEIRDSALGLTKRLAQTAQETFGDFEEAVEKDATKTAVADGTVHPLTSYVINYVKFLFDYQSTLKQLFQEFENKDDSNSQLAAVTMRIMQALQTNLDGKSKQYRDTSLTHLFLMNNIHYMVRSVRRSEAKDLLGDDWVQRHRRVVQQHANQYKRIAWAKILQCLSVQGLTSSGGGSSVGADGGNSSGVSRAIVKDRLKTFNVQFEELHQRQSQWTVPDTELRESLRLAVAEVLLPAYRSFIKRFGPLVENGKNPQKYIRYTPEDLEHMLGEFFEGKTLNEPKR is encoded by the exons atggGGATTCCGGCGAGAAGAAGAGGAGCAGGAGGCGGCGGAGTTGTGGCAGTGGGAGCGGATACACTGAGTGAGAGAGCAGCACAGATGAGGGAGGCTCTGTTGAAGAGCCAGTCCATCACAGATAATATGGTATCCATTTTGGGATCTTTTGACCACCGCCTTTCCGCTCTCGAAACCGCCATGCGTCCAACTCAA CTTAGAACACATGCTATTCGGAGAGCTCATGAGAATATTGATAAAACCTTGAAGGCCGCTGAGGTCATCTTGTCACAGTTTGATCTTTCTCGCCAG GCTGAGGCTAAAATATTGAAGGGTCCACATGAGGACCTAGAGAGTTATCTTCAAGCAATTGAGCAGTTAAGGAACAACGTCCAGTTTTTCAGCAACAACAGAAGTTTTAAGAGTAGTGATGGAGTCCTCAACCACACAAATAATTTACTTGCCAAGGCTATTTCAAAGCTAGAAGAGGAGTTCAAACAACTATTATTGTCGTACAG CAAACCTGTTGAACCTGAAAGACTTTTTGAGTGCCTCCCCAATTCTATGCGACCATCAGAATCACCTGGACATTCTACGGGAAAGATTCAATCTTCAAGTAGTCACCAcgataatcaaaataatacatCCGAAAGTTCTGTATACACTACACCAGCTTTAATTCCCCCTCGAGTTTTACCTCTGTTGCATGATTTAGCATTGCAGATGGTACAAGCTGGGAATCAACAGCAGTTACAAAAAACATATAg GGATACCCGTTCTGTTGTTTTAGAAGAAAGCCTGCGCAAATTGGGAGTGGAAAAGCTCAGCAAAGATGATGTGCAAAAGATGCAATGGGAAATTTTAGAAGCTAAGATTGGGAATTGGATACATTATATGCGAATAGCT GTTAAGTTGCTGTTTGCTGGAGAGCGTAAAGTTTGCGATCAAATTTTTGAGGGATTTGATCCTCTCATGGATCAGTGCTTTGCTGAAGTTACTGCTGGGAGTGTTGCTGTACTACTTAGCTTTGGAGATGCAATTGCTAAAAGCAAGCGATCTCCTGAAAAGTTATTTGTTCTCTTAGATATGTATGAAATTATGAGAGAGCTTCACTCAGAG ATTGAAGCACTTTTTAGAGGCAAAGCTTGCACTGAAATTAGGGACTCTGCCTTAGGATTGACAAAAAGGCTTGCTCAAACAGCACAAGAGACCTTTGGCGACTTTGAAGAAGCAGTGGAAAAGGACGCTACTAAAACTGCTGTTGCTGATGGGACTGTCCACCCTCTAACAAGCTATGTCATAAACTATGTGAAGTTCTTGTTTGA CTACCAATCAACACTGAAGCAACTTTTCcaagaatttgaaaataaagatGACTCAAATTCTCAGCTTGCTGCTGTCACAATGCGTATCATGCAGGCTCTCCAAACCAATTTGGATGGGAAATCCAAGCAATATAGAGACACCTCTCTGACTCATTTGTTTCTGATGAACAACATCCATTATATGGTCAGATCTGTACGCAG GTCTGAAGCCAAAGATTTGTTAGGGGATGATTGGGTTCAGAGACATAGGAGAGTTGTGCAACAACATGCAAACCAATATAAGCGGATTGCATGGGCAAAG ATTCTGCAGTGTCTCTCTGTTCAAGGCCTGACATCATCAGGAGGTGGTAGTTCGGTTGGTGCCGATGGAGGAAATAGTAGTGGAGTCTCTAGAGCAATTGTCAAGGACAG ATTAAAGACATTCAACGTGCAATTTGAAGAGCTTCATCAAAGACAATCTCAATGGACAGTTCCAGACACTGAGCTTCGAGAATCTTTGAGGCTTGCTGTTGCTGAAGTGTTGCTTCCTGCTTACCGATCTTTCATTAAACGGTTTGG GCCTTTGGTTGAGAATGGTAAGAATCCCCAGAAATACATCAGATACACACCTGAGGATCTTGAACACATGCTGGGTGAATTTTTCGAGGGAAAAACTTTGAACGAGCCTAAGCGTTAG
- the LOC125207568 gene encoding exocyst complex component EXO70A1-like isoform X2 — MGIPARRRGAGGGGVVAVGADTLSERAAQMREALLKSQSITDNMVSILGSFDHRLSALETAMRPTQLRTHAIRRAHENIDKTLKAAEVILSQFDLSRQAEAKILKGPHEDLESYLQAIEQLRNNVQFFSNNRSFKSSDGVLNHTNNLLAKAISKLEEEFKQLLLSYSKPVEPERLFECLPNSMRPSESPGHSTGKIQSSTLQMVQAGNQQQLQKTYRDTRSVVLEESLRKLGVEKLSKDDVQKMQWEILEAKIGNWIHYMRIAVKLLFAGERKVCDQIFEGFDPLMDQCFAEVTAGSVAVLLSFGDAIAKSKRSPEKLFVLLDMYEIMRELHSEIEALFRGKACTEIRDSALGLTKRLAQTAQETFGDFEEAVEKDATKTAVADGTVHPLTSYVINYVKFLFDYQSTLKQLFQEFENKDDSNSQLAAVTMRIMQALQTNLDGKSKQYRDTSLTHLFLMNNIHYMVRSVRRSEAKDLLGDDWVQRHRRVVQQHANQYKRIAWAKILQCLSVQGLTSSGGGSSVGADGGNSSGVSRAIVKDRLKTFNVQFEELHQRQSQWTVPDTELRESLRLAVAEVLLPAYRSFIKRFGPLVENGKNPQKYIRYTPEDLEHMLGEFFEGKTLNEPKR; from the exons atggGGATTCCGGCGAGAAGAAGAGGAGCAGGAGGCGGCGGAGTTGTGGCAGTGGGAGCGGATACACTGAGTGAGAGAGCAGCACAGATGAGGGAGGCTCTGTTGAAGAGCCAGTCCATCACAGATAATATGGTATCCATTTTGGGATCTTTTGACCACCGCCTTTCCGCTCTCGAAACCGCCATGCGTCCAACTCAA CTTAGAACACATGCTATTCGGAGAGCTCATGAGAATATTGATAAAACCTTGAAGGCCGCTGAGGTCATCTTGTCACAGTTTGATCTTTCTCGCCAG GCTGAGGCTAAAATATTGAAGGGTCCACATGAGGACCTAGAGAGTTATCTTCAAGCAATTGAGCAGTTAAGGAACAACGTCCAGTTTTTCAGCAACAACAGAAGTTTTAAGAGTAGTGATGGAGTCCTCAACCACACAAATAATTTACTTGCCAAGGCTATTTCAAAGCTAGAAGAGGAGTTCAAACAACTATTATTGTCGTACAG CAAACCTGTTGAACCTGAAAGACTTTTTGAGTGCCTCCCCAATTCTATGCGACCATCAGAATCACCTGGACATTCTACGGGAAAGATTCAATCTTCAA CATTGCAGATGGTACAAGCTGGGAATCAACAGCAGTTACAAAAAACATATAg GGATACCCGTTCTGTTGTTTTAGAAGAAAGCCTGCGCAAATTGGGAGTGGAAAAGCTCAGCAAAGATGATGTGCAAAAGATGCAATGGGAAATTTTAGAAGCTAAGATTGGGAATTGGATACATTATATGCGAATAGCT GTTAAGTTGCTGTTTGCTGGAGAGCGTAAAGTTTGCGATCAAATTTTTGAGGGATTTGATCCTCTCATGGATCAGTGCTTTGCTGAAGTTACTGCTGGGAGTGTTGCTGTACTACTTAGCTTTGGAGATGCAATTGCTAAAAGCAAGCGATCTCCTGAAAAGTTATTTGTTCTCTTAGATATGTATGAAATTATGAGAGAGCTTCACTCAGAG ATTGAAGCACTTTTTAGAGGCAAAGCTTGCACTGAAATTAGGGACTCTGCCTTAGGATTGACAAAAAGGCTTGCTCAAACAGCACAAGAGACCTTTGGCGACTTTGAAGAAGCAGTGGAAAAGGACGCTACTAAAACTGCTGTTGCTGATGGGACTGTCCACCCTCTAACAAGCTATGTCATAAACTATGTGAAGTTCTTGTTTGA CTACCAATCAACACTGAAGCAACTTTTCcaagaatttgaaaataaagatGACTCAAATTCTCAGCTTGCTGCTGTCACAATGCGTATCATGCAGGCTCTCCAAACCAATTTGGATGGGAAATCCAAGCAATATAGAGACACCTCTCTGACTCATTTGTTTCTGATGAACAACATCCATTATATGGTCAGATCTGTACGCAG GTCTGAAGCCAAAGATTTGTTAGGGGATGATTGGGTTCAGAGACATAGGAGAGTTGTGCAACAACATGCAAACCAATATAAGCGGATTGCATGGGCAAAG ATTCTGCAGTGTCTCTCTGTTCAAGGCCTGACATCATCAGGAGGTGGTAGTTCGGTTGGTGCCGATGGAGGAAATAGTAGTGGAGTCTCTAGAGCAATTGTCAAGGACAG ATTAAAGACATTCAACGTGCAATTTGAAGAGCTTCATCAAAGACAATCTCAATGGACAGTTCCAGACACTGAGCTTCGAGAATCTTTGAGGCTTGCTGTTGCTGAAGTGTTGCTTCCTGCTTACCGATCTTTCATTAAACGGTTTGG GCCTTTGGTTGAGAATGGTAAGAATCCCCAGAAATACATCAGATACACACCTGAGGATCTTGAACACATGCTGGGTGAATTTTTCGAGGGAAAAACTTTGAACGAGCCTAAGCGTTAG
- the LOC125204253 gene encoding uncharacterized protein LOC125204253, which yields MNSHENGHPQNPHPPQIRRSFFTKPISLISIFILLLAISFTILAPSLPSLLKSTHLKISPPTITKTDVSEPPYCLLWMAPFLSGGGYSSEAWSYILALNAFINNQKTPLFKLSIEHYADLQDLEFWVGLPSEIKNLATNLYHTKCKPNRTIVICHSEPGAWYPALYQTLPCPPTGYGQFKAVVGRTMFESDRVNEEHAGRCNRMDYVWVPTDFHVATFTQSGVDPLKVRKIIQPVDSSFFDPLKVEPLSLDSVSRVVLGSQKFISKAQFVFLSVFKWEHRKGWDVLLRAYLEEFGEEDGVALCLLTNAYHTESDFDRKIVMYVKGLSLDDRLAPVYVIDGHIAQVKLPRLYKAADAFVLPSRGEGWGRPVVEAMAMELPVIATNWSGPTEYLMEQNSYPLPYDRMSEVQDGPFKGHLWAEPSVDQLRFLMRRVVSNRDEAKAKGVQARVDMKGRFSPEIVAEEVVTHLQEIVQNFG from the coding sequence ATGAATTCACATGAAAATGGACATCCCCAAAACCCACACCCTCCTCAAATCCGAAGAAGCTTCTTCACCAAACCCATTTCTCTAATCTCGATCTTCATACTACTCCTCGCGATCTCCTTCACCATCTTAGCCCCCTCCCTGCCATCCCTCCTCAAATCCACCCACCTCAAAATTTCGCCCCCAACAATTACGAAAACCGACGTTAGCGAACCCCCTTATTGCCTGCTATGGATGGCCCCTTTCCTCTCCGGCGGCGGCTACAGCTCCGAAGCCTGGTCCTACATTCTCGCACTCAACGCCTTCATCAACAATCAGAAAACCCCATTATTCAAATTGAGCATCGAGCATTACGCTGATCTCCAAGATTTGGAATTCTGGGTGGGTTTGCCCTCGGAAATCAAAAATCTCGCCACCAATCTCTACCATACCAAATGCAAACCGAATCGAACCATAGTAATTTGCCACAGCGAGCCCGGGGCTTGGTATCCGGCTCTCTACCAAACCCTACCCTGCCCGCCTACGGGCTACGGTCAGTTTAAGGCCGTTGTGGGCAGGACTATGTTTGAGAGTGACAGAGTGAATGAGGAGCATGCTGGGAGGTGTAATCGAATGGATTATGTGTGGGTTCCTACTGATTTCCATGTTGCTACATTTACTCAAAGTGGGGTTGATCCATTGAAGGTGAGGAAGATCATCCAGCCAGTCGATTCTTCCTTCTTCGATCCGTTAAAGGTCGAGCCTTTGAGCTTGGATTCCGTGAGCCGGGTTGTGTTAGGATCACAAAAGTTTATCTCAAAAGCCCAGTTTGTTTTCTTGAGTGTGTTCAAATGGGAGCATAGAAAGGGGTGGGATGTTTTATTGAGGGCTTATTTAGAGGAGTTTGGTGAAGAAGATGGTGTTGCTCTGTGTTTGTTGACAAATGCATATCACACAGAGAGTGATTTTGATAGGAAGATTGTTATGTATGTGAAGGGATTGAGTTTGGATGATAGATTGGCACCTGTTTATGTGATTGATGGCCACATAGCTCAGGTTAAACTGCCGAGGTTGTATAAGGCGGCTGATGCATTCGTGCTTCCATCTAGAGGCGAGGGGTGGGGCCGGCCTGTGGTGGAGGCGATGGCAATGGAATTGCCCGTGATTGCCACCAACTGGTCCGGCCCGACTGAGTACTTGATGGAGCAGAATAGCTATCCGTTGCCCTATGATAGGATGAGTGAGGTCCAGGATGGACCCTTCAAGGGGCATTTGTGGGCGGAGCCATCTGTTGATCAGCTGCGATTCTTGATGAGGCGTGTTGTGAGCAACCGTGATGAGGCTAAGGCTAAAGGAGTGCAAGCTAGGGTCGACATGAAGGGGAGATTCTCCCCTGAGATTGTTGCAGAGGAAGTTGTGACTCATTTGCAGGAAATTGTCCAAAATTTTggttga
- the LOC125207148 gene encoding apoptosis-inducing factor homolog B-like has translation MERTRVVVVGGGVAGCVMAKGLQDQCDVHLIDPKEYFEIAWAEMRATVEPSFAERTVINHSEYLSQAHIITSAATNITEREVTTADGRCVGFDYLVIATGHAGGPEFTRSEKLHKYQGEHDKIKAAKSVLVVGGGPSGVELASEIIFAYPDKKVTLVHKGPRLLEFVGEKAGKKALNWLISKKVEVILGQSVDLESGSNGVYHTSGGETIHADCHYLCIGKPLASSWLRETCVRDSLDVHGRLMVDNKFRVKGHNNIFAIGDITDVPELKQGYLAQGHAAVVAKNVKLLMKGQSESKLATYKPASAFALVSLGKKEGVAQMMCLTLSGRIPGMIKSGDLFVGMARKNLGLKSN, from the exons atggAGAGAACGAGAGTGGTGGTTGTCGGCGGCGGAGTTGCCGGCTGTGTGATGGCGAAGGGCCTTCAGGATCAGTGCGATGTCCATCTTATTGATCC GAAGGAATATTTTGAGATTGCTTGGGCAGAAATGAGAGCCACTGTTGAGCCATCTTTTGCAGAAAGAACAGTGATTAATCATTCAGAGTACCTTTCCCAGGCTCATATTATTACATCTGCTGCAACTAACATCACAGAACGTGAAGTTACAACTGCAGACGGCCGTTGCGTTGGGTTCGATTATCTTGTCATTGCCACTGGTCATGCAGGTGGTCCTGAATTTACAAGATCCGAGAAGCTCCATAAGTACCAAGGAG AACATGACAAGATAAAGGCAGCAAAATCAGTTTTGGTCGTTGGAGGCGGACCAAGTGGTGTAGAACTAGCATCTGAGATCATTTTTGCCTATCCCGACAAAAAGGTAACTTTGGTGCACAAAGGGCCGAGGTTGCTGGAGTTCGTTGGAGAAAAGGCTGGAAAAAAGGCACTGAATTGGCTCATTTCAAAGAAGGTGGAAGTCATCTTGGGTCAATCTGTCGACTTGGAGTCTGGATCAAATGGTGTTTATCATACATCAGGTGGAGAAACAATCCATGCTGATTGTCATTACCTTTGCATCGGAAAGCCACTTGCTTCGTCGTGGCTGAGGGAGACTTGTGTGAGAGATAGCTTAGATGTTCATGGAAGGCTAATGGTCGACAACAAGTTCAGGGTTAAGGGTCACAATAACATTTTTGCTATTGGAGATATCACCGATGTTCCT GAACTCAAGCAAGGATACTTAGCTCAGGGGCATGCTGCAGTTGTTGCTAAGAACGTGAAGCTGCTCATGAAGGGGCAAAGCGAGAGCAAGCTAGCCACGTACAAGCCAGCTTCAGCATTTGCGCTGGTTTCACTCGGTAAAAAGGAGGGAGTGGCACAGATGATGTGCTTAACTTTGAGCGGGCGCATTCCTGGCATGATAAAATCTGGGGATTTGTTCGTTGGGATGGCCCGGAAGAATCTTGGCTTGAAATCGAATTAG